A portion of the Bacteroides faecium genome contains these proteins:
- a CDS encoding phosphotransferase, with amino-acid sequence MEIEVRGHSGCQIDVVNEDGGIYVYKSTADPKYLQRLALQAKKQMAAADVEYQHIRVPKVYELQENLDTTIIKMQYVYSKNFIEFFEQAGFEQVDYLIGALEYFVEHEISKSEFQKVSPAVFQKKFADIRTKVESNPLYNENQNGLNRLNPAMADLMTRCQTVFDNLKEMTIPVGVCHGDLTFSNILFNGNNYYLIDFLDSFIETPLQDIVKIRQDTAYRWSQLMYTKKYDAVRLRIVCDKIDREIDQYFTCKYQWYTDNYRVMQLMNILRILPYAHEEKVISYLVQVLNDLLSSVEGETGNGKGCEGNENGEMKNEKCTNDNPSPERTLIMPIAADKSEYKTRLPRVFLIAEDGVMHCIRALKSLNLSRYDHIYITILRHLDEKYALTERLILQFRINGITNAEIVVLDQPTTSQPDTIYQTILQKDIHGSIFVKDADCSFCGDDTIGNAIAIYPLEELDWVNPKNKSYVSVDDMYYITNIIEKRIVFHFFTAGGYSFESADTYCRYYEQFRQQPGLYLSHIIYSMLLDKHTFRPVLTKEYEDFELKFEKK; translated from the coding sequence ATGGAAATAGAAGTTAGAGGTCATTCCGGCTGTCAGATTGATGTGGTCAATGAAGACGGAGGAATCTACGTTTATAAATCGACAGCAGATCCCAAGTATCTGCAACGTCTCGCATTGCAAGCCAAAAAGCAGATGGCTGCTGCAGATGTGGAGTACCAGCACATCCGTGTACCTAAAGTGTACGAGCTGCAGGAGAATCTCGACACCACCATCATCAAGATGCAGTATGTCTATTCCAAGAACTTCATAGAGTTCTTTGAACAGGCAGGCTTTGAGCAGGTCGATTACCTCATTGGCGCTTTGGAGTACTTCGTAGAGCACGAAATCTCCAAGAGCGAATTCCAGAAGGTCTCTCCCGCCGTCTTCCAGAAGAAGTTTGCGGATATCAGAACTAAAGTGGAATCCAATCCACTTTACAACGAAAACCAAAACGGCTTGAACCGTTTGAACCCTGCAATGGCAGATCTTATGACTCGTTGTCAAACCGTCTTCGACAATCTCAAGGAGATGACTATCCCTGTGGGCGTATGCCATGGCGACCTCACCTTCAGCAACATCCTCTTCAACGGTAACAACTACTACCTCATCGACTTCCTTGACTCCTTCATTGAGACTCCTCTTCAGGACATCGTCAAGATACGTCAGGATACTGCTTACCGCTGGTCACAACTCATGTACACCAAGAAGTATGATGCTGTCCGCCTCCGTATCGTGTGTGACAAGATAGACCGAGAGATCGACCAGTACTTTACCTGCAAGTACCAATGGTACACCGACAACTATCGCGTCATGCAGCTCATGAACATTCTCCGTATTCTGCCGTATGCACACGAGGAGAAGGTCATCTCGTATTTGGTTCAAGTACTCAATGACCTTCTCTCGAGCGTTGAAGGAGAAACGGGAAATGGGAAAGGATGTGAAGGTAACGAGAATGGAGAAATGAAAAACGAGAAATGTACCAACGACAACCCTTCTCCAGAACGAACGCTTATCATGCCGATAGCGGCAGATAAGAGTGAGTACAAAACCCGTCTCCCTCGCGTCTTCCTCATTGCCGAAGATGGCGTTATGCATTGCATACGAGCCCTCAAGAGTCTCAACCTCTCACGATACGATCACATCTACATCACTATCCTCCGTCATCTCGATGAGAAGTATGCCCTTACTGAGCGCCTCATTCTCCAGTTCCGTATTAATGGCATCACCAATGCCGAGATTGTAGTCCTCGACCAGCCTACCACCTCGCAACCTGATACCATCTACCAGACAATTCTCCAGAAGGATATCCATGGCAGCATCTTCGTCAAGGATGCCGATTGTAGCTTCTGTGGTGACGACACCATCGGCAATGCTATCGCCATTTATCCACTCGAAGAACTCGATTGGGTCAACCCTAAGAACAAGAGTTATGTGAGCGTTGATGATATGTACTATATCACCAACATCATTGAGAAACGCATTGTATTTCACTTCTTCACAGCCGGAGGCTATAGTTTTGAGAGTGCCGATACCTATTGCCGCTACTACGAGCAGTTCCGGCAGCAACCAGGTCTTTACCTCTCTCACATCATCTACTCCATGCTCCTCGACAAACACACCTTCCGTCCCGTTTTGACCAAGGAGTATGAGGACTTCGAGCTTAAGTTTGAGAAGAAGTAA